One genomic region from Jiangella sp. DSM 45060 encodes:
- a CDS encoding DUF6760 family protein — translation MLRYPADALWQEIAYLAYHLHWPLDTLLDLEHLDRVRMIRAVGSLNDRAWEAVREHA, via the coding sequence GTGCTGCGCTACCCGGCCGACGCGCTCTGGCAGGAGATCGCGTACCTCGCCTACCACCTGCACTGGCCGCTGGACACGTTGCTCGACCTGGAGCATCTCGACCGGGTCCGGATGATCCGGGCCGTGGGTTCGTTGAACGACCGCGCGTGGGAGGCGGTGCGCGAGCATGCCTGA
- a CDS encoding phage tail protein encodes MPEADFLGGEPTSSNRFLFEVDGVEIGIFREVRGLEVTAELEEYAEGGENGYVHRLPGRLRWPNLVFRRGLTQGDALFAWVNKTAGQGFAAAGDALVRSTGAVTVLGERGDRLRAWEFDGVFAVRWVGPRFDVETAHSLEEELEVAHNGFRSRTTSGSGAA; translated from the coding sequence ATGCCTGAGGCCGATTTCCTCGGCGGCGAGCCGACCAGCTCGAACCGGTTCCTGTTCGAGGTCGACGGCGTCGAGATCGGGATCTTCCGCGAGGTGCGCGGCCTGGAGGTGACCGCCGAGCTGGAGGAGTACGCCGAGGGCGGCGAGAACGGCTACGTCCACCGGCTGCCGGGGCGGCTGCGCTGGCCCAACCTCGTCTTCCGACGTGGACTCACCCAGGGCGACGCGCTGTTCGCCTGGGTGAACAAGACCGCCGGCCAAGGCTTCGCGGCGGCCGGCGACGCGCTGGTCCGCAGCACCGGCGCCGTGACAGTGCTCGGCGAGCGCGGCGACCGGCTGCGCGCCTGGGAGTTCGACGGCGTCTTCGCGGTCCGCTGGGTCGGTCCGCGCTTCGACGTCGAGACCGCGCACTCGCTGGAGGAGGAGCTCGAGGTGGCCCACAACGGGTTCAGATCGCGGACCACGAGCGGGTCGGGGGCGGCGTGA